From Psychrobacillus sp. FSL K6-2836, a single genomic window includes:
- a CDS encoding aminopeptidase: MDFQQKLEEYAELVVKVGLNIQPNQPLLINTTTDTIEFTRLIVKKAYEAGAKRVDVNYTDEVSARAFYDFAPDDAFHEFPKWAAMQRDELIENKGALLWIDADNPDLLEGVSIDRISSFQKASGKALENYRKAVMNDVITWSIVAMPSEKWAAKVFPDLKPEQQMQALWDLIFQVVRIGEGTAVQKWKEHIDNLESRATLLNNKRFKKLHYKSEGTDIQVELPKEHIWMSGASKNGQNVPFIANMPTEEVYTAPLKTGVNGYVKNTKPFVYQGNIIDDFTLTFENGKIISITASTGEKLLQELIGTDEGAKYLGEIALVPHESPISASNVLFFNTLFDENASNHFAIGEAYPTCVEGARGLNKSELEDIGINTSIVHEDFMIGSGDMDIMGELVDGTMEPIFTKGTWAF, encoded by the coding sequence ATGGATTTTCAACAAAAGCTTGAAGAATATGCTGAATTAGTAGTAAAAGTGGGTCTGAACATTCAGCCTAACCAACCACTTCTTATAAATACGACGACGGACACAATTGAATTTACACGTTTAATAGTGAAAAAGGCGTATGAAGCAGGTGCGAAACGAGTAGACGTAAATTATACAGATGAAGTAAGTGCACGTGCATTTTATGATTTTGCTCCAGATGATGCCTTCCATGAATTCCCGAAATGGGCTGCTATGCAGCGTGATGAGCTAATCGAAAATAAAGGCGCATTATTATGGATTGATGCAGATAATCCTGACCTATTAGAAGGCGTTTCGATTGATCGTATTTCAAGCTTTCAAAAGGCAAGTGGCAAAGCGTTAGAAAACTATCGTAAAGCAGTGATGAATGATGTTATTACATGGTCAATCGTTGCAATGCCTTCAGAAAAATGGGCTGCTAAGGTATTTCCAGACCTGAAGCCTGAGCAACAAATGCAGGCATTATGGGATTTAATATTCCAAGTTGTGCGTATAGGTGAAGGAACAGCTGTTCAAAAATGGAAAGAACATATTGATAACCTCGAAAGTAGAGCAACACTATTAAATAATAAACGCTTCAAAAAGCTGCACTATAAATCAGAAGGAACAGATATTCAAGTCGAGCTTCCGAAAGAACATATTTGGATGTCAGGAGCAAGTAAAAATGGTCAAAACGTTCCGTTCATAGCGAATATGCCAACAGAGGAAGTATATACTGCACCACTCAAAACAGGTGTAAATGGCTACGTAAAAAATACAAAGCCTTTTGTCTATCAGGGGAATATAATAGATGATTTTACTTTAACCTTTGAAAATGGCAAGATTATTTCCATTACAGCGTCAACCGGTGAGAAGCTATTGCAAGAGCTAATTGGAACAGATGAAGGAGCAAAATACTTAGGCGAGATTGCTTTGGTACCACATGAATCACCTATTTCTGCTTCGAATGTATTATTCTTTAATACATTATTTGATGAAAATGCCTCCAACCATTTCGCTATTGGGGAAGCATATCCTACATGTGTTGAGGGTGCTCGTGGTTTAAATAAAAGTGAACTAGAGGACATTGGTATTAACACATCAATAGTTCATGAAGACTTTATGATTGGTAGCGGAGACATGGATATTATGGGTGAATTAGTAGATGGAACAATGGAGCCTATATTTACAAAAGGTACTTGGGCTTTTTAA
- a CDS encoding M20 family metallopeptidase translates to MITLLKDLVRIKSDTIEGANNALLFCENWLEERGITTTVLKHEEKLMLVAVIGDGDECMIWNGHVDVVPGNPEQFEPFIEGDLLYGRGTADMKAGVAAMMQAFYELSKEPKNLTKKIQLHIVTDEETDGETSKFLVDQGYTGDFVICGEPTHLKIGLQAKGIIQFDVILKGKSSHGSRPWEGKNAIEQAFLFDQQLRTLSFLTASNEFYDYPSLNLAKIQAGERYNVVPDNCIISYDLRFVPGQDMQSIIADLTKLAGEFPNSELKIQTTAPAVTTKAINPYIQRIAYVTSQFIGKPAVLFGQHGAADARFYAETGAGAIEFGPSGGDWHGEKEYVSISSTETFKNILVSLVINKSIS, encoded by the coding sequence ATGATTACCTTATTAAAGGATTTGGTACGTATCAAAAGCGATACAATCGAAGGCGCAAATAATGCTTTATTATTCTGTGAAAATTGGCTTGAGGAACGAGGGATTACTACTACCGTCTTAAAGCATGAGGAAAAACTGATGCTTGTGGCAGTAATTGGAGATGGTGATGAATGTATGATTTGGAACGGTCATGTAGATGTTGTTCCGGGGAACCCAGAGCAGTTCGAGCCATTTATAGAAGGAGATTTATTATATGGTCGCGGAACTGCTGATATGAAAGCAGGAGTTGCTGCGATGATGCAAGCCTTTTATGAGCTATCTAAAGAACCTAAAAATCTAACTAAAAAAATTCAATTACATATTGTAACGGATGAGGAAACAGACGGTGAGACATCAAAATTTTTAGTAGATCAAGGATATACTGGTGACTTTGTTATATGTGGTGAGCCTACCCACCTAAAGATTGGCTTACAGGCAAAAGGAATTATTCAATTTGATGTCATACTCAAGGGGAAATCTAGCCATGGAAGCCGTCCATGGGAAGGAAAAAATGCTATTGAACAAGCCTTTCTCTTTGACCAACAGCTCCGCACGCTTTCTTTTTTAACTGCAAGCAATGAGTTCTATGATTATCCTTCCTTAAACTTGGCAAAAATACAAGCAGGCGAACGCTATAACGTTGTACCTGACAATTGCATAATAAGCTATGATCTTCGTTTCGTTCCTGGACAGGATATGCAGAGTATTATCGCAGATCTTACAAAGTTGGCAGGGGAATTTCCCAATAGTGAACTAAAGATTCAAACGACTGCTCCTGCAGTAACAACGAAAGCTATCAACCCATATATACAACGCATTGCTTATGTCACATCACAGTTTATAGGAAAACCTGCTGTATTATTTGGACAGCATGGAGCTGCAGATGCTCGATTCTATGCGGAAACTGGAGCAGGTGCCATTGAGTTTGGACCAAGTGGCGGAGATTGGCATGGTGAAAAAGAATATGTATCTATTTCCTCTACGGAAACCTTCAAAAATATTTTAGTTTCCTTAGTTATAAATAAAAGTATTTCGTAA
- a CDS encoding SGNH/GDSL hydrolase family protein: protein MKKWLCTLIILFISFGSITVDAKGTEVYIALGDSLAAGQTPNRAIDTGYTDLIAQKLTRTGQLAYYTKALAYPGYTTADVLAKVKTDEAKETLKNATLVTISAGANDLLQMVQVNSTSGSIAYQQIPADFALNNVRKNIEQIITEVQATAPKAKIYVMGYYFAYPHVRASQKEGIKKELDRLHTILKTQSEINGATYVSVEESFGVNATTLLPNPADVHPTMEGYRVMANAFFKQYNNGIFVTQSELPAPNPITFEQILNATNDQMKSPVARSKGMDNYYSLTEMKPLI, encoded by the coding sequence TTGAAGAAATGGCTTTGCACTTTAATCATTCTATTTATTTCATTTGGATCTATCACGGTAGATGCCAAGGGAACAGAAGTGTATATTGCGCTTGGAGATTCCTTAGCAGCCGGTCAAACACCGAATCGAGCTATAGATACTGGTTATACAGATTTAATAGCACAGAAGCTAACTAGGACTGGGCAGCTTGCTTATTATACGAAAGCATTGGCTTACCCGGGTTATACAACTGCGGATGTGCTTGCTAAGGTTAAGACGGATGAAGCAAAGGAAACGTTGAAGAACGCTACGTTAGTTACTATATCAGCAGGAGCTAATGATTTGCTACAAATGGTGCAAGTCAATTCAACAAGTGGTTCCATTGCCTATCAGCAAATCCCAGCTGATTTTGCGTTAAATAATGTTCGAAAAAACATAGAGCAAATTATTACAGAAGTACAGGCAACAGCACCAAAAGCAAAAATTTATGTAATGGGCTATTATTTTGCCTATCCTCATGTGAGAGCGTCCCAAAAGGAAGGTATTAAGAAAGAGTTAGACCGATTGCATACCATTTTAAAAACGCAGTCGGAGATTAATGGGGCGACATATGTATCCGTAGAGGAATCGTTCGGTGTAAACGCTACAACTCTTTTACCAAATCCTGCAGATGTGCATCCAACGATGGAAGGATATCGTGTTATGGCGAATGCATTCTTTAAGCAATATAACAATGGGATATTTGTGACACAAAGTGAGTTGCCAGCACCAAATCCAATTACTTTTGAGCAAATTTTGAATGCAACTAATGATCAGATGAAGTCTCCTGTGGCAAGATCAAAAGGAATGGATAATTACTATTCGTTAACAGAAATGAAGCCATTAATATAG
- a CDS encoding DUF4870 domain-containing protein encodes MDNPRILSALSYFSVLFAPFLLPIIVYFISQDSEVKYHAKKSLISHIIPVILLVILFISVFTSFLPITSGFNEQPSLWMAAGPLILIAVYMLVYVIVMIWNIVQGIKVLR; translated from the coding sequence CTGGATAATCCTAGAATTTTATCAGCACTTTCCTATTTTAGTGTATTGTTTGCACCCTTTTTATTGCCCATTATCGTTTATTTTATATCGCAGGATTCTGAGGTTAAATATCATGCAAAAAAATCATTAATCTCTCATATCATCCCTGTTATTTTGTTAGTAATTTTATTCATAAGCGTTTTTACAAGCTTTCTCCCTATTACTTCAGGATTTAATGAACAACCTTCGTTATGGATGGCAGCAGGACCGCTCATACTTATCGCTGTCTATATGCTCGTTTATGTAATAGTAATGATTTGGAATATCGTCCAAGGTATTAAAGTTTTGCGTTAA
- the thiT gene encoding energy-coupled thiamine transporter ThiT, translating to MKNKRVLILMEIAIFAALGYVLDMIGFGMPQGGSVTFVLVPVILMAFRRGVVAGLATGFLIGVLQVVTGRFYAAPLSFEIVIAQVAIDYFIAFMVAGFAGFLRPAFIQAFEQKDKVKMITAVVIGAFIAGFLRYLAHVTSGILFFGEFAGDQNVILYSLIYNSTYMIPVFLIAAFICSVLFVKAPRLALPNSH from the coding sequence ATGAAAAATAAACGAGTATTAATATTAATGGAAATAGCTATTTTTGCGGCGCTAGGATATGTTTTAGATATGATTGGCTTTGGAATGCCACAAGGTGGATCCGTAACATTCGTTCTTGTACCTGTTATTCTAATGGCCTTTCGTCGTGGCGTTGTTGCGGGACTTGCTACTGGCTTTTTAATAGGTGTATTACAAGTAGTGACAGGTCGTTTTTATGCAGCCCCACTATCATTTGAAATAGTTATTGCACAGGTAGCAATCGATTATTTCATCGCCTTTATGGTTGCAGGATTCGCAGGCTTTCTAAGACCTGCATTTATACAAGCATTTGAACAAAAGGATAAAGTGAAAATGATTACAGCAGTTGTCATTGGTGCATTCATCGCTGGCTTTCTTCGCTATTTAGCACATGTGACTTCAGGTATTCTATTTTTTGGAGAATTTGCTGGTGATCAAAACGTGATTTTGTATTCTTTAATCTATAATTCTACTTATATGATTCCAGTATTTTTAATAGCTGCTTTTATTTGTTCTGTTTTATTTGTTAAAGCTCCGCGCCTAGCACTGCCGAATTCTCACTAA